In the Candidatus Polarisedimenticolia bacterium genome, GCTGACCGAGGGAGCTCTGCACGCTCCCGGAGACCAAGCTGGCGCTGCCAAGGACGGCACTCAAGCCGCTGCGGGCGGAGGTGATCACGACGCTCGGAATCCTCGTCGTCTCCAGGCTGCACGGCGCGGGCAGGGCACAGGACGATCCGGAGTTGCACGAGGGCGGCACGAAAACGACGTTGTAAATCCCCGGCGGGACGAGCACACTGTAGTTCCCGGCGCAGTCCGTGTTGTCGTGCAGCGTCTCCGCCTTCTCCCCCGTATAGGCGTTGAAGAAGTCCATGTCGAGGTTGTCTACCGGAGGAGTCCCGAACCCCGGATCGATGTAGGTGGCGTTTCCGGTCACCGCAACTCCCTGGACGATGGTGACGTCGCCGAGGCCCACGTCCGCGGGTACAGTCACGCTCCGCAGCCGCTTCGCGGCGAACGACGTGGTCGAGGGAGGCTCCAACCGGATATCGTACGTTCCGGGCGGGACGGCGACGACGAACGTGCCGGCTGTGTCGGTGTGGTCGTTGGGGGTGTAAAGCTTCGTCGTGGTACCGTGGCTGAAAAAATCGAGGTCGATGTCCGCCAGCGGAGTGTTGGTGTAGGTGACGGTGCGGCCGGTCACCAGCACGGCGTCCTGGAGCTGCACGGTGGGCAGGACCTGCGCGCTGTTGTTGTTGACCGACACGCCCGTCATTTTGAATCCGGCGAGCCGGACGCCTCGGTTCGGGGCGTAGTCGATGTTGTAGGTGCCTTGGCCCGGGATGACCGCGCTGTAGTTGCCACTGGCGTCGGTGTGGTCGTCGAACGTGAACACCGGAAGTCCGGTGCTCGCGACGATGAAATTCGTGTTGACGTCGAAGAGCGGGACGGCACGTGTGTCCGTCACGGTCCCCTTGACCAGGACCCCCGGCAGAAGCGCGACGGCCGGCAGAGTGGTGTCGGCGGAGATCGTCGTCGCGGCCGATTCACGGCCCACCAGCAGATTGCACTTCTCCGGCTTGAACCCGAACACATAAGCCCCCGGCGGGATCGCCAGTGTGAACGCTCCGGTGGCGTCGGTGCGGTCGTGCGACAGGAAGAGTTTTTCTCCCGTCGCCGTATTGGTGGCGTCGACGTTTGCATTGACGACCGGATGGGGCTGGGGGGCGGAATCAGTCAGTAGCCCGCTCAGGAGCAGGCCGGTGGCGAGAACGACCGTAGCCAGCGTGGCGTTACCCGGGATCGGCAGGGAGGGGCGCACCAGGCCGAGATAGCGCGTGCCGGGCGGCGGGCCGTACTTGATGTCGTACGTCCCTGCGGGCACGACGATGCTGAAGTTCCCGGACAGGTCGGTCCGGTCGCGAACCGCGAAAGTCCGGTCGCTCGACCCGGGGGGGAAGAAGCGCACGAAGACGTTCGGGATGCCGGCGCCGGCGGAGTCGTTGACGCGCCCCGATACGATGACTCCAAACCCGAGACTCACCGGCGCCAGCGTCCTCCCGACCGTCAGGTCGAAATTGCGGATGCGCCACGCCTGGTACAGGCTGCCGGCGGGCGGGCTGAACTCGAGGTCGTACACGCCGGCGTTCACCGTCGCCCGGAAATCGCCCGTCGAGGAGGTCACGTTCCCGGTGGCCGGGGCGATCGCACCGGTGCACGCGTCCACGAAGTTGATCGTCACGTTGAAGATCCCGGCGCCGCCCAGGTCCGTGACCTTGCCGGTCAGGGTCGTCAGGGCTGCCGAGACTGAAGACGACAGGGCCAGCCAGAGGCCGGAGGATACGGCCAGGAGGTGGATGCGCCGACGCAGGAGGGCAGCGGTCATGACGTCGTCCTTTCCATCAGCAACTGCTCCCTGCAGATTCGCGTGTACGGCCCGTTCTTGAGGTACAGCGAGTCGTGCCGCCCCTCCTCGACGAGGAGGCCTCCGTCCATGACCAGAATCCGGTCGGCGCGCTGCACCGTGGAGATGCGGTGCGCGATGACCAGGACCGTGCGCCCCTGCATCAGACGCAAGAGCGCCTCGCGGATCAGCCGCTCGGACTCGGCGTCCACGGCCGAGGTTGCCTCGTCCAGGATGAGAATCGGCGGGTTGTTGATCACGGCGCGGGCCAGGGCGATGCGCTGGATCTGGCCGCCG is a window encoding:
- a CDS encoding IPT/TIG domain-containing protein, whose protein sequence is MTAALLRRRIHLLAVSSGLWLALSSSVSAALTTLTGKVTDLGGAGIFNVTINFVDACTGAIAPATGNVTSSTGDFRATVNAGVYDLEFSPPAGSLYQAWRIRNFDLTVGRTLAPVSLGFGVIVSGRVNDSAGAGIPNVFVRFFPPGSSDRTFAVRDRTDLSGNFSIVVPAGTYDIKYGPPPGTRYLGLVRPSLPIPGNATLATVVLATGLLLSGLLTDSAPQPHPVVNANVDATNTATGEKLFLSHDRTDATGAFTLAIPPGAYVFGFKPEKCNLLVGRESAATTISADTTLPAVALLPGVLVKGTVTDTRAVPLFDVNTNFIVASTGLPVFTFDDHTDASGNYSAVIPGQGTYNIDYAPNRGVRLAGFKMTGVSVNNNSAQVLPTVQLQDAVLVTGRTVTYTNTPLADIDLDFFSHGTTTKLYTPNDHTDTAGTFVVAVPPGTYDIRLEPPSTTSFAAKRLRSVTVPADVGLGDVTIVQGVAVTGNATYIDPGFGTPPVDNLDMDFFNAYTGEKAETLHDNTDCAGNYSVLVPPGIYNVVFVPPSCNSGSSCALPAPCSLETTRIPSVVITSARSGLSAVLGSASLVSGSVQSSLGQPVAGVDVDVYVSGTNVQQIVSRDNTDSQGLFGVFVPPGTYDIDFRPPATAGLAPLLLNRVDARTDIDLGTLNLGLALTPSVTSIQPSTGPGSGGTAVTVSGANFQYGLSVTLGGFELPGVQILGPAEFTATTPAFPLGPQSAAVDLAVTNLGAPTASLPGAFTFTPPIASGITLMLTQSSPNITLTWPASGQAFYTIFRSTSPRLFGQAQVLTVVPATGAASETLTDYGADVDGAVYFYRVE